A genomic stretch from Caloenas nicobarica isolate bCalNic1 chromosome 3, bCalNic1.hap1, whole genome shotgun sequence includes:
- the SLC22A16 gene encoding solute carrier family 22 member 16 isoform X2, protein MAPSSERLFDSLGHFGRLQACVYFASVFQAMSCGIHYLASVFMAVTPNFVCGIPGNVSNVLFYNSSESSIEDIWTLWTSTENYIVVQLENGEIWELNQCSRSKREVGLDVAYEYNGNKSIFSCSDGFLYDDTKWKSTVVTQWDLVCDREWLAKLIQPTFMLGVLIGAVIFGDIADRLGRQRVIWFTSAGQFLFGIAVAFTYDYYSFVIVRFLLAMVSSGYLVVAFVYVTEFVGIKARTWASMHVHAFFAMGIMVVALVGFLVRTWWVYQIFLSIATLPFILCCWMLPETPFWLLSEKRYEDAQKIIDIMARWNKVSTPCKVSELYSVQQDDLVRGRTGDNGTSSRKKHNILDLFCNWHIARRTITVWLIWFTGSLGYYVFSLSSVSLGGNEYLNLFLIGFQYINYFSKYGWKIFNRCGIWPYLSLHSRTVPNNCKITCCWKWKYDVSCRKCGCSFLCLSEKCLDFHATFACWDHGSPEWNINNNASRNIGKTID, encoded by the exons ATTGCAAGCATGTGTTTATTTTGCCTCTGTTTTTCAAGCTATGTCATGTGGTATCCATTACTTAGCATCTGTGTTCATGGCTGTTACTCCTAACTTTGTATGTGGGATCCCTGGAAATGTGAGTAATGTTCTTTTCTACAACTCCTCTGAATCAAGTATAGAGGACATCTGGACACTATGGACATCAACAGAAAATTACATTGTAGTCCAGctggaaaatggagaaattTGGGAACTTAATCAATGCAGCAGGTCCAAACGAGAAGTCGGGTTGGATGTGGCATATGAATACAATGGCAACAAGTCCATATTTTCTTGTTCTGATGGATTTCTCTATGATGATACAAAGTGGAAGAGCACTGTTGTTACGCAGTGGGATCTGGTCTGTGACCGAGAATGGCTTGCAAAATTAATCCAGCCTACATTCATGCTTGGAGTCTTGATTGGAGCAGTGATTTTTGGTGACATTGCTGACAG ACTGGGAAGACAGCGTGTTATATGGTTCACAAGTGCTGGTCAGTTTTTATTTGGCATCGCAGTGGCCTTCACATATGACTACTACAGTTTCGTGATTGTGCGCTTTCTCCTTGCTATG GTTTCCAGTGGCTATCTGGTTGTGGCTTTTGTTTATGTGACTGAATTTGTTGGCATTAAAGCACGAACCTGGGCTTCTATGCATGTCCATGCTTTTTTTGCTATGGGAATTATGGTTGTGGCACTCGTGGGATTTTTGGTTCGGACCTGGTGGGTCTATCAGATATTTCTCTCCATAGCGACTCTTCCCTTTATCCTCTGCTGCTGGATGCTCCCAGAAACACCTTTTTGGCTCCTGTCAGAGAAGAGATATGAAGATgcacaaaaaataattgataTAATGGCAAGATGGAATAAAGTGAGCACTCCCTGCAAAGTTTCTGAACTGTACTCTGTCCAACAAGATGATTTAGTAAGAGGCAGAACGGGTGACAATGGCACATCCTCAAGAAAGAAGCACAACATCTTAGACCTGTTTTGTAACTGGCACATTGCAAGAAGGACCATCACAGTCTGGCTGATCTGGTTCACTGGGAGCTTGGGGTACTACGTCTTCTCCCTCAGTTCTGTCAGTCTAGGAGGCAATGAATATTTAAATCTCTTTCTCATAG GATTTcaatatattaattattttagcaaatatGGCTGGAAAATTTTCAATAGGTGTGGCATTTGGCCTTATCTATCTCTACACAGCAGAACTGTACCCAACAATTGTAAG ATCACTTGCTGTTGGAAGTGGAAGTATGATGTGTCGTGTAGGAAGTGTGGTTGCTCCTTTCTGTGTTTATCTGAGAAGTGTTTGGATTTTCATGCCACTT TTGCTTGTTGGGATCATGGCTCTCCTGAGTGGAATATTAACAATAATGCTTCCAGAAACATTGGGAAAACCATTGACTAA
- the SLC22A16 gene encoding solute carrier family 22 member 16 isoform X1 has protein sequence MAPSSERLFDSLGHFGRLQACVYFASVFQAMSCGIHYLASVFMAVTPNFVCGIPGNVSNVLFYNSSESSIEDIWTLWTSTENYIVVQLENGEIWELNQCSRSKREVGLDVAYEYNGNKSIFSCSDGFLYDDTKWKSTVVTQWDLVCDREWLAKLIQPTFMLGVLIGAVIFGDIADRLGRQRVIWFTSAGQFLFGIAVAFTYDYYSFVIVRFLLAMVSSGYLVVAFVYVTEFVGIKARTWASMHVHAFFAMGIMVVALVGFLVRTWWVYQIFLSIATLPFILCCWMLPETPFWLLSEKRYEDAQKIIDIMARWNKVSTPCKVSELYSVQQDDLVRGRTGDNGTSSRKKHNILDLFCNWHIARRTITVWLIWFTGSLGYYVFSLSSVSLGGNEYLNLFLIGAVELPCYIIACIGMDKLGRRNTLIPFLILSALICVLIMFIPQDFNILIILANMAGKFSIGVAFGLIYLYTAELYPTIVRSLAVGSGSMMCRVGSVVAPFCVYLRSVWIFMPLLLVGIMALLSGILTIMLPETLGKPLTNTLVEATEMGRNGNSCSGKTPPAQSGAALEKIEMFGQETVSTEK, from the exons ATTGCAAGCATGTGTTTATTTTGCCTCTGTTTTTCAAGCTATGTCATGTGGTATCCATTACTTAGCATCTGTGTTCATGGCTGTTACTCCTAACTTTGTATGTGGGATCCCTGGAAATGTGAGTAATGTTCTTTTCTACAACTCCTCTGAATCAAGTATAGAGGACATCTGGACACTATGGACATCAACAGAAAATTACATTGTAGTCCAGctggaaaatggagaaattTGGGAACTTAATCAATGCAGCAGGTCCAAACGAGAAGTCGGGTTGGATGTGGCATATGAATACAATGGCAACAAGTCCATATTTTCTTGTTCTGATGGATTTCTCTATGATGATACAAAGTGGAAGAGCACTGTTGTTACGCAGTGGGATCTGGTCTGTGACCGAGAATGGCTTGCAAAATTAATCCAGCCTACATTCATGCTTGGAGTCTTGATTGGAGCAGTGATTTTTGGTGACATTGCTGACAG ACTGGGAAGACAGCGTGTTATATGGTTCACAAGTGCTGGTCAGTTTTTATTTGGCATCGCAGTGGCCTTCACATATGACTACTACAGTTTCGTGATTGTGCGCTTTCTCCTTGCTATG GTTTCCAGTGGCTATCTGGTTGTGGCTTTTGTTTATGTGACTGAATTTGTTGGCATTAAAGCACGAACCTGGGCTTCTATGCATGTCCATGCTTTTTTTGCTATGGGAATTATGGTTGTGGCACTCGTGGGATTTTTGGTTCGGACCTGGTGGGTCTATCAGATATTTCTCTCCATAGCGACTCTTCCCTTTATCCTCTGCTGCTGGATGCTCCCAGAAACACCTTTTTGGCTCCTGTCAGAGAAGAGATATGAAGATgcacaaaaaataattgataTAATGGCAAGATGGAATAAAGTGAGCACTCCCTGCAAAGTTTCTGAACTGTACTCTGTCCAACAAGATGATTTAGTAAGAGGCAGAACGGGTGACAATGGCACATCCTCAAGAAAGAAGCACAACATCTTAGACCTGTTTTGTAACTGGCACATTGCAAGAAGGACCATCACAGTCTGGCTGATCTGGTTCACTGGGAGCTTGGGGTACTACGTCTTCTCCCTCAGTTCTGTCAGTCTAGGAGGCAATGAATATTTAAATCTCTTTCTCATAG GTGCTGTGGAGTTGCCTTGCTATATCATTGCTTGCATTGGGATGGACAAACTGGGAAGGAGAAACACACTCATTCCGTTCCTTATTTTAAGTGCACTGATCTGTGTTTTAATTATGTTCATACCTCAG GATTTcaatatattaattattttagcaaatatGGCTGGAAAATTTTCAATAGGTGTGGCATTTGGCCTTATCTATCTCTACACAGCAGAACTGTACCCAACAATTGTAAG ATCACTTGCTGTTGGAAGTGGAAGTATGATGTGTCGTGTAGGAAGTGTGGTTGCTCCTTTCTGTGTTTATCTGAGAAGTGTTTGGATTTTCATGCCACTT TTGCTTGTTGGGATCATGGCTCTCCTGAGTGGAATATTAACAATAATGCTTCCAGAAACATTGGGAAAACCATTGACTAATACTTTGGTGGAAGCGACAGAAATGGGAAGAAACGGGAACAGCTGTTCAGGAAAGACTCCTCCAGCACAGAGCGGTGCGGCATTAGAAAAGATAGAGATGTTTGGTCAAGAAACAGTCAgcactgagaaataa